In Eriocheir sinensis breed Jianghai 21 chromosome 10, ASM2467909v1, whole genome shotgun sequence, the following proteins share a genomic window:
- the LOC126996453 gene encoding uncharacterized protein LOC126996453 isoform X2, with protein sequence MRAARALLLCCLALVSQSRAEGDLNALDSASLPVEHRGGEAYGPPLLGPPLGGPGPLLADQSDPWPVAQPDMNTIKNLQVQCEKSFMRVSVEFDRPFYGMIFSKGYYSDPNCVHVQPGTGRLQAQFDIYLNSCGMTTSSSGENYGQPTPTGTYIENTVIIQYDPLVQEVWDAARKLRCTWYDYYEKSVTFRPFQVDMLNAVTANFLGDNLQCWMQIQVGKGPWASEVSGIVKIGQTMTMVLAIKDDENKFDMMVRNCVAHDGKRTPIQLVDERGCVTRPKIMGRFQKVKNFGSSASVVSYAYFKAFKFPEHMNVHFQCVIQVCRYNCPEPQCGGIGIGYQGAGSETHTRVVAPNPDPRLPAHASALTAQSKEGISEGESVDTDRAIPVPLNVPLQGNNVNLPLKPEYPKVNRQGSATDIAGRPRALNHDDIDIPEAGRTRRSASSHVYRRAAQEMTDVSTARVIQVVAPGDVAFNLNAANETVVFSEPLDNQSNICMSATGFTAGLVMMLLVLTIACLVACFLYTRVRAFNAKGNVTTFVQGFDNPEFVKVAGGN encoded by the exons AGCCGGGCGGAAGGGGACCTCAATGCCCTGGACTCCGCCTCCCTGCCTGTGGAGCACCGGGGCGGGGAAGCCTATGGACCGCCACTCTTGGGGCCGCCCTTGGGAGGCCCGGGACCCCTATTAGCTGACCAATCTGACCCTTGGCCCGTCGCTCAGCCAGACATGAACACCATCAAGAACCTGCAG GTACAATGTGAAAAGTCTTTCATGAGAGTGTCTGTGGAATTCGACCGTCCCTTCTACGGCATGATCTTCAGTAAAGGGTATTACAG TGATCCGAACTGCGTCCACGTGCAGCCAGGCACCGGGCGCCTCCAGGCCCAATTCGACATCTACCTCAATAGCTGCGGCATGACCACCTCCTCGAGCGGGGAGAACTACGGCCAACCCACGCCCACGGGCACCTACATCGAGAACACCGTCATCATCCAGTACGACCCGCTGGTGCAAGAG GTCTGGGACGCAGCGAGGAAGCTCCGTTGCACGTGGTACGATTACTACGAGAAATCCGTCACTTTCAGGCCTTTCCAG GTGGACATGCTGAACGCCGTGACAGCGAACTTCCTGGGCGACAACCTGCAATGTTGGATGCAGATCCAGGTCGGCAAGGGCCCCTGGGCTTCGGAGGTCTCTGGGATCGTCAAGATTGGGCAGACTATGACAATGGTTTTGGCAATCAAGGACGATGAAAACAAGTTTGACATGATGGTGAGAAACTGCGTCGCCCACGATGGCAAGAGGACGCCCATCCAGCTCGTGGACGAGCGTGGCTGCGTCACTCGACCCAAGATTATGGGCCGCTTCCAAAAGGTCAAGAACTTTGGATCCTCAGCCTCCGTTGTTTCATACGCATATTTCAAAGCCTTCAAGTTCCCCGAACATATGAACGTGCACTTCCAATGTGTGATTCAGGTGTGTCGCTACAATTGCCCGGAGCCACAATGTGGAGGCATTGGCATAGGATATCAGGGAGCGGGCAGCGAAACACACACCCGGGTCGTTGCCCCAAACCCCGACCCTCGCCTACCCGCCCACGCCTCGGCGCTCACTGCGCagagtaaagaaggaataagTGAAGGTGAATCTGTAGATACTGATCGAGCTATTCCCGTTCCTTTGAACGTGCCGCTACAAGGGAATAATGTCAACTTGCCGCTCAAACCAGAATACCCAAAAGTTAACCGTCAAGGGTCTGCGACGGACATTGCTGGCCGACCCCGCGCCCTCAATCATGATGATATTGACATTCCCGAAGCCGGGCGCACGCGGAGGTCTGCATCATCCCACGTTTATCGTCGTGCGGCACAAGAAATGACCGATGTCTCAACCGCGCGGGTCATTCAAGTGGTGGCTCCAGGCGATGTGGCGTTCAACCTTAACGCGGCCAACGAAACTGTCGTCTTTTCTGAACCTCTGGATAACCAGTCCAATATTTGCATGTCCGCGACCGGATTCACGGCAGGTTTAGTAATGATGCTGCTGGTGCTGACCATCGCCTGCCTGGTCGCCTGCTTCCTCTACACCCGCGTTAGGGCTTTTAATGCAAAGGGCAATGTCACCACCTTTGTCCAGGGCTTCGATAACCCCGAGTTTGTAAAGGTGGCGGGCGGTAACTAA
- the LOC126996453 gene encoding uncharacterized protein LOC126996453 isoform X1 encodes MQRTRMRAARALLLCCLALVSQSRAEGDLNALDSASLPVEHRGGEAYGPPLLGPPLGGPGPLLADQSDPWPVAQPDMNTIKNLQVQCEKSFMRVSVEFDRPFYGMIFSKGYYSDPNCVHVQPGTGRLQAQFDIYLNSCGMTTSSSGENYGQPTPTGTYIENTVIIQYDPLVQEVWDAARKLRCTWYDYYEKSVTFRPFQVDMLNAVTANFLGDNLQCWMQIQVGKGPWASEVSGIVKIGQTMTMVLAIKDDENKFDMMVRNCVAHDGKRTPIQLVDERGCVTRPKIMGRFQKVKNFGSSASVVSYAYFKAFKFPEHMNVHFQCVIQVCRYNCPEPQCGGIGIGYQGAGSETHTRVVAPNPDPRLPAHASALTAQSKEGISEGESVDTDRAIPVPLNVPLQGNNVNLPLKPEYPKVNRQGSATDIAGRPRALNHDDIDIPEAGRTRRSASSHVYRRAAQEMTDVSTARVIQVVAPGDVAFNLNAANETVVFSEPLDNQSNICMSATGFTAGLVMMLLVLTIACLVACFLYTRVRAFNAKGNVTTFVQGFDNPEFVKVAGGN; translated from the exons AGCCGGGCGGAAGGGGACCTCAATGCCCTGGACTCCGCCTCCCTGCCTGTGGAGCACCGGGGCGGGGAAGCCTATGGACCGCCACTCTTGGGGCCGCCCTTGGGAGGCCCGGGACCCCTATTAGCTGACCAATCTGACCCTTGGCCCGTCGCTCAGCCAGACATGAACACCATCAAGAACCTGCAG GTACAATGTGAAAAGTCTTTCATGAGAGTGTCTGTGGAATTCGACCGTCCCTTCTACGGCATGATCTTCAGTAAAGGGTATTACAG TGATCCGAACTGCGTCCACGTGCAGCCAGGCACCGGGCGCCTCCAGGCCCAATTCGACATCTACCTCAATAGCTGCGGCATGACCACCTCCTCGAGCGGGGAGAACTACGGCCAACCCACGCCCACGGGCACCTACATCGAGAACACCGTCATCATCCAGTACGACCCGCTGGTGCAAGAG GTCTGGGACGCAGCGAGGAAGCTCCGTTGCACGTGGTACGATTACTACGAGAAATCCGTCACTTTCAGGCCTTTCCAG GTGGACATGCTGAACGCCGTGACAGCGAACTTCCTGGGCGACAACCTGCAATGTTGGATGCAGATCCAGGTCGGCAAGGGCCCCTGGGCTTCGGAGGTCTCTGGGATCGTCAAGATTGGGCAGACTATGACAATGGTTTTGGCAATCAAGGACGATGAAAACAAGTTTGACATGATGGTGAGAAACTGCGTCGCCCACGATGGCAAGAGGACGCCCATCCAGCTCGTGGACGAGCGTGGCTGCGTCACTCGACCCAAGATTATGGGCCGCTTCCAAAAGGTCAAGAACTTTGGATCCTCAGCCTCCGTTGTTTCATACGCATATTTCAAAGCCTTCAAGTTCCCCGAACATATGAACGTGCACTTCCAATGTGTGATTCAGGTGTGTCGCTACAATTGCCCGGAGCCACAATGTGGAGGCATTGGCATAGGATATCAGGGAGCGGGCAGCGAAACACACACCCGGGTCGTTGCCCCAAACCCCGACCCTCGCCTACCCGCCCACGCCTCGGCGCTCACTGCGCagagtaaagaaggaataagTGAAGGTGAATCTGTAGATACTGATCGAGCTATTCCCGTTCCTTTGAACGTGCCGCTACAAGGGAATAATGTCAACTTGCCGCTCAAACCAGAATACCCAAAAGTTAACCGTCAAGGGTCTGCGACGGACATTGCTGGCCGACCCCGCGCCCTCAATCATGATGATATTGACATTCCCGAAGCCGGGCGCACGCGGAGGTCTGCATCATCCCACGTTTATCGTCGTGCGGCACAAGAAATGACCGATGTCTCAACCGCGCGGGTCATTCAAGTGGTGGCTCCAGGCGATGTGGCGTTCAACCTTAACGCGGCCAACGAAACTGTCGTCTTTTCTGAACCTCTGGATAACCAGTCCAATATTTGCATGTCCGCGACCGGATTCACGGCAGGTTTAGTAATGATGCTGCTGGTGCTGACCATCGCCTGCCTGGTCGCCTGCTTCCTCTACACCCGCGTTAGGGCTTTTAATGCAAAGGGCAATGTCACCACCTTTGTCCAGGGCTTCGATAACCCCGAGTTTGTAAAGGTGGCGGGCGGTAACTAA